From Halichoerus grypus chromosome 6, mHalGry1.hap1.1, whole genome shotgun sequence, one genomic window encodes:
- the BRAT1 gene encoding integrator complex assembly factor BRAT1 isoform X5, with amino-acid sequence MDPECSQLLPALCAVLADPRQPMADDTCLEKLLDWFKTITEAGSSLLLLQENPCLVELLCHMLKPQDLSSRVLSFSLRLTGVLAAQEDCFQYLQQGELLPKLFGEAGPLGGAAWTSPAVRSGWIQGLRSLAQHPSALHFLAHCGAVDTIFSLQEDSSLFVASAAGQLLVHILGLSMQGPAGGPPSLEAGDWPACAQKIVGHIEESLRATATPQITQALNVLTTTFGHCHDPWTQVLWVQLSPLVASLLEKDPVPAAHSLVDLLLSVARSPGLSSSSCGLWETLAQTLSRLSPTQAGPLALGILKLQDCPQALRAQAFAVLLQPLACVLKATAQDPGPSGVPPGTVGASVAAGTPLSSKAACVGLLCRSLAHLELLLPLPQRPCPWPQAPLLGAAVTLLQLCGGSARPACDTGRHLGTLLLGCVRVQRAALDFLGALSDGTGPRELVTQVFAVLLEYLRSPDSSPTVLKKAFQATFRWLLSSPKTPGCWDLDPHALLFLRDLLPVLQKRLCSPCWEVRDSSLEFLTQMTRHWGGQAGFRHALLASEVPKLTEQLLRDPESYVRASAVTAMGQLSSQGLCVPPAGPEHPGGPQKSLLVELLHILSTDSEGFPRRAVMQVFTQWLRDSHADVAGDAEQFVAGVLQVASQDLDWEVRAQGLELALVFLEQTLGQPRSHCPYAVTPPVEAPVGPLAQALQPLCRVRLFDFAFRALFDCDRPVAQKSCDLLLFLRAKTASPSGLQESRSSPDVASVEAALQSWQAGDQAQPLGDLEPEVVLAVLRSLDLEGLRGALAESSDHVERSPQSLLQDMLATVGVLGENEADCY; translated from the exons ATGGACCCAGAGTGCTCCCAACTCCTCCCGGCTCTCTGTGCTGTTCTGGCAGACCCCAGGCAGCCCATGGCAGATGACACCTGTTTGGAGAAGTTGCTGGACTGGTTTAAAACAATAACTGAAGCTG GGTCCAGTCTCCTGTTGTTGCAGGAGAACCCCTGCCTGGTGGAGCTGCTGTGCCACATGCTGAAACCCCAGGACCTGAGTTCCAGAGTCCTCTCCTTCTCACTTCGCCTCACGGGGGTGCTGGCAGCCCAGGAAGATTGCTTCCAGTATCTTCAG CAGGGGGAGTTGCTGCCCAAGCTCTTTGGGGAGGCAGGACCCCTAGGAGGAGCCGCCTGGACCTCCCCCGCCGTGCGCAGCGGCTGGATCCAGGGTCTGCGCTCCCTGGCGCAGCACCCCAGTGCCCTGCACTTCCTGGCCCACTGCG GTGCCGTTGACACCATCTTCTCCCTGCAGGAAGATTCCAGCCTGTTTGTGGCCTCGGCAGCCGGGCAGCTCCTGGTGCACATCCTGGGCTTGTCTATGCAAGGCCCAGCCGGGGGGCCCCCCAGCCTGGAGGCTGGTGATTGGCCGGCGTGTGCCCAGAAGATCGTGGGTCACATCGAAGAGTCCCTGCGTGCCACGGCTACCCCACAGATCACACAGGCTCTAAACGTCCTGACCACCACATTCGGGCACTGCCATGACCCTTGGACACAAGTTCTGTGGGTGCAGCTGAGTCCGCTCGTGGCCAGTCTGCTGGAGAAAGACCCCGTCCCAGCTGCACACTCGCTCGTGGATCTTCTCCTCAGCGTGGCCCG CTCTCCTGGGCTGAGTTCTTCCAGCTGCGGCCTGTGGGAGACTCTGGCTCAGACTCTGAGCCGTCTGAGCCCCACCCAAGCAGGGCCGTTGGCGTTAGGGATCCTGAAACTGCAGGACTG TCCACAGGCACTGAGGGCCCAGGCCTTTGCtgtcctcctccagcctctggcctGTGTCCTTAAAGCCACGGCTCAGGACCCCGGACCCTCTG GTGTGCCTCCCGGGACCGTGGGCGCCTCCGTGGCGGCGGGCACGCCCCTCTCCTCCAAGGCGGCCTGCGTGGGGCTCCTGTGCCGGAGTCTGGCCCACCTGGAGCTGCTGCTGCCCCTG ccccagcgcccctgcccctggcctcaggcgcccctgctgggGGCCGCGGTGACCCTGCTGCAGCTGTGCGGGGGCTCAGCAAGGCCGGCCTGCGACACGGGGCGCCACCTCGGCACGCTCCTGCTGGGCTGCGTGCGGGTCCAGCGGGCGGCCCTCGATTTCCTGGGGGCGCTGTCGGACGGGACAG GCCCCCGAGAGCTGGTGACGCAGGTGTTCGCTGTCCTTCTGGAGTATCTCAGGAGCCCAGACTCCAGCCCCACG GTTCTGAAGAAGGCCTTCCAGGCCACATTCAGGTGGCTCCTGAGCTCACCCAAGACCCCCGGCTGCTGGGATCTGGATCCCCATGCCCTGCTGTTCCTGAGAG acCTGCTCCCTGTGCTGCAGAAGCGTCTTTGCAGCCCCTGCTGGGAGGTGAGGGACTCCAGCCTCGAGTTTCTGACCCAGATGACCAGACACTGGGGAG GGCAGGCCGGCTTCAGACACGCGCTCCTCGCTTCGGAGGTGCCCAAGCTCACCGAGCAGCTCCTACGAGATCCTGAGAGTTACGTCCGTGCCAGCGCAGTGACTGCCATGGGGCAGCTCTCCAGCCAGGGGTTGTGTGTCCCCCCCGCCGGCCCTGAGCACCCAGGGGGCCCGCAG aAGAGCCTGCTCGTGGAACTTCTGCACATCCTCTCCACAGACTCGGAGGGATTCCCGCGGAGGGCCGTCATGCAGGTCTTCACCCAGTGGCTGAGGGACAGCCATGCCGACGTGGCAGGGGACGCGGAACAGTTTGTGGCTGGGGTGCTCCAGGTAGCCAGCCAGGATCTGGACTGGGAGGTCCGGGCCCAGGGCCTGGAGCTGGCGCTGGTGTTCCTGGAGCAGACGCTGGGCCAGCCCCGTTCCCACTGTCCCTATGCTGTGACCCCGCCCGTGGAGGCCCCCGTCGGCCCGCTGGCCCAGGCCCTGCAGCCGCTCTGCCGAGTGCGGCTCTTTGACTTCGCCTTTCGTGCCTTGTTTGACTGTGACCGACCCGTGGCTCAGAAGTCCTGTgatctcctcctcttcctgagGGCTAAGACGGCTTCCCCCAGCGGCCTGCAGGAGTCCCGGAGCAGCCCCGATGTGGCCTCCGTGGAGGCCGCCCTGCAGAGCTGGCAGGCGGGCGATCAGGCCCAGCCCCTGGGGGACCTGGAGCCCGAGGTCGTGCTGGCAGTGCTGAGGTCCCTGGACCTGGAGGGCCTTCGGGGGGCGCTGGCCGAGAGCAGCGACCACGTGGAGAGGAGCCCTCAGTCGCTCCTGCAGGACATGCTGGCCACGGTGGGCGTCCTGGGGGAGAACGAGGCCGACTGCTACTGA
- the BRAT1 gene encoding integrator complex assembly factor BRAT1 isoform X6 has protein sequence MLKPQDLSSRVLSFSLRLTGVLAAQEDCFQYLQQGELLPKLFGEAGPLGGAAWTSPAVRSGWIQGLRSLAQHPSALHFLAHCGAVDTIFSLQEDSSLFVASAAGQLLVHILGLSMQGPAGGPPSLEAGDWPACAQKIVGHIEESLRATATPQITQALNVLTTTFGHCHDPWTQVLWVQLSPLVASLLEKDPVPAAHSLVDLLLSVARSPGLSSSSCGLWETLAQTLSRLSPTQAGPLALGILKLQDCPQALRAQAFAVLLQPLACVLKATAQDPGPSGVPPGTVGASVAAGTPLSSKAACVGLLCRSLAHLELLLPLPQRPCPWPQAPLLGAAVTLLQLCGGSARPACDTGRHLGTLLLGCVRVQRAALDFLGALSDGTGPRELVTQVFAVLLEYLRSPDSSPTVLKKAFQATFRWLLSSPKTPGCWDLDPHALLFLRDLLPVLQKRLCSPCWEVRDSSLEFLTQMTRHWGGQAGFRHALLASEVPKLTEQLLRDPESYVRASAVTAMGQLSSQGLCVPPAGPEHPGGPQKSLLVELLHILSTDSEGFPRRAVMQVFTQWLRDSHADVAGDAEQFVAGVLQVASQDLDWEVRAQGLELALVFLEQTLGQPRSHCPYAVTPPVEAPVGPLAQALQPLCRVRLFDFAFRALFDCDRPVAQKSCDLLLFLRAKTASPSGLQESRSSPDVASVEAALQSWQAGDQAQPLGDLEPEVVLAVLRSLDLEGLRGALAESSDHVERSPQSLLQDMLATVGVLGENEADCY, from the exons ATGCTGAAACCCCAGGACCTGAGTTCCAGAGTCCTCTCCTTCTCACTTCGCCTCACGGGGGTGCTGGCAGCCCAGGAAGATTGCTTCCAGTATCTTCAG CAGGGGGAGTTGCTGCCCAAGCTCTTTGGGGAGGCAGGACCCCTAGGAGGAGCCGCCTGGACCTCCCCCGCCGTGCGCAGCGGCTGGATCCAGGGTCTGCGCTCCCTGGCGCAGCACCCCAGTGCCCTGCACTTCCTGGCCCACTGCG GTGCCGTTGACACCATCTTCTCCCTGCAGGAAGATTCCAGCCTGTTTGTGGCCTCGGCAGCCGGGCAGCTCCTGGTGCACATCCTGGGCTTGTCTATGCAAGGCCCAGCCGGGGGGCCCCCCAGCCTGGAGGCTGGTGATTGGCCGGCGTGTGCCCAGAAGATCGTGGGTCACATCGAAGAGTCCCTGCGTGCCACGGCTACCCCACAGATCACACAGGCTCTAAACGTCCTGACCACCACATTCGGGCACTGCCATGACCCTTGGACACAAGTTCTGTGGGTGCAGCTGAGTCCGCTCGTGGCCAGTCTGCTGGAGAAAGACCCCGTCCCAGCTGCACACTCGCTCGTGGATCTTCTCCTCAGCGTGGCCCG CTCTCCTGGGCTGAGTTCTTCCAGCTGCGGCCTGTGGGAGACTCTGGCTCAGACTCTGAGCCGTCTGAGCCCCACCCAAGCAGGGCCGTTGGCGTTAGGGATCCTGAAACTGCAGGACTG TCCACAGGCACTGAGGGCCCAGGCCTTTGCtgtcctcctccagcctctggcctGTGTCCTTAAAGCCACGGCTCAGGACCCCGGACCCTCTG GTGTGCCTCCCGGGACCGTGGGCGCCTCCGTGGCGGCGGGCACGCCCCTCTCCTCCAAGGCGGCCTGCGTGGGGCTCCTGTGCCGGAGTCTGGCCCACCTGGAGCTGCTGCTGCCCCTG ccccagcgcccctgcccctggcctcaggcgcccctgctgggGGCCGCGGTGACCCTGCTGCAGCTGTGCGGGGGCTCAGCAAGGCCGGCCTGCGACACGGGGCGCCACCTCGGCACGCTCCTGCTGGGCTGCGTGCGGGTCCAGCGGGCGGCCCTCGATTTCCTGGGGGCGCTGTCGGACGGGACAG GCCCCCGAGAGCTGGTGACGCAGGTGTTCGCTGTCCTTCTGGAGTATCTCAGGAGCCCAGACTCCAGCCCCACG GTTCTGAAGAAGGCCTTCCAGGCCACATTCAGGTGGCTCCTGAGCTCACCCAAGACCCCCGGCTGCTGGGATCTGGATCCCCATGCCCTGCTGTTCCTGAGAG acCTGCTCCCTGTGCTGCAGAAGCGTCTTTGCAGCCCCTGCTGGGAGGTGAGGGACTCCAGCCTCGAGTTTCTGACCCAGATGACCAGACACTGGGGAG GGCAGGCCGGCTTCAGACACGCGCTCCTCGCTTCGGAGGTGCCCAAGCTCACCGAGCAGCTCCTACGAGATCCTGAGAGTTACGTCCGTGCCAGCGCAGTGACTGCCATGGGGCAGCTCTCCAGCCAGGGGTTGTGTGTCCCCCCCGCCGGCCCTGAGCACCCAGGGGGCCCGCAG aAGAGCCTGCTCGTGGAACTTCTGCACATCCTCTCCACAGACTCGGAGGGATTCCCGCGGAGGGCCGTCATGCAGGTCTTCACCCAGTGGCTGAGGGACAGCCATGCCGACGTGGCAGGGGACGCGGAACAGTTTGTGGCTGGGGTGCTCCAGGTAGCCAGCCAGGATCTGGACTGGGAGGTCCGGGCCCAGGGCCTGGAGCTGGCGCTGGTGTTCCTGGAGCAGACGCTGGGCCAGCCCCGTTCCCACTGTCCCTATGCTGTGACCCCGCCCGTGGAGGCCCCCGTCGGCCCGCTGGCCCAGGCCCTGCAGCCGCTCTGCCGAGTGCGGCTCTTTGACTTCGCCTTTCGTGCCTTGTTTGACTGTGACCGACCCGTGGCTCAGAAGTCCTGTgatctcctcctcttcctgagGGCTAAGACGGCTTCCCCCAGCGGCCTGCAGGAGTCCCGGAGCAGCCCCGATGTGGCCTCCGTGGAGGCCGCCCTGCAGAGCTGGCAGGCGGGCGATCAGGCCCAGCCCCTGGGGGACCTGGAGCCCGAGGTCGTGCTGGCAGTGCTGAGGTCCCTGGACCTGGAGGGCCTTCGGGGGGCGCTGGCCGAGAGCAGCGACCACGTGGAGAGGAGCCCTCAGTCGCTCCTGCAGGACATGCTGGCCACGGTGGGCGTCCTGGGGGAGAACGAGGCCGACTGCTACTGA